From one Triticum aestivum cultivar Chinese Spring chromosome 4B, IWGSC CS RefSeq v2.1, whole genome shotgun sequence genomic stretch:
- the LOC123090023 gene encoding uncharacterized protein, with amino-acid sequence MNPMPVDTNLTMGPSPVRGPSVDLRPRALSQSSLLGWFPVAPPSKRSRMTTDYSIANPMGVAVSELEGKRRDDRFYAKAMDSSVNDLSRVWFKHRRPYHIEMTGEQVVEEFRIENDLASKGLDSILRLGICPPASGRLIIGPDWECD; translated from the exons ATGAACCCTATGCCTGTCGACACGAATTTAACAATGGGTCCTTCCCCTGTTAGGGGCCCTAGTGTGGATTTGCGTCCTCGTG CCCTCTCACAGAGCAGTTTGCTTGGGTGGTTTCCTGTGGCTCCACCAAGTAAACGCTCAAGGATGACGACTGACTACTCGATTGCAAACCCGATGGGGGTAGCTGTTTCTGAGCTGGAGGGGAAGAGAAGAGATGATCGTTTCTATGCGAAGGCCATGGATTCATCGGTTAATGATTTGTCTAG GGTCTGGTTCAAGCATCGGCGCCCATATCACATTGAGATGACTGGTGAGCAGGTGGTGGAAGAGTTTCGCATCGAAAATGATCTTGCAAGTAAAGGTCTTGACTCAATTCTTCGTTTGGGGATCTGCCCGCCCGCGTCAGGGAGGCTGATCATTGGTCCTGATTGGGAG TGTGATTGA